One part of the Thermoanaerobacterium sp. CMT5567-10 genome encodes these proteins:
- a CDS encoding valine--tRNA ligase, whose amino-acid sequence MDIAKTYNPKEFEDRIYNEWMEKGYFTPKIDYSKKPFTIVIPPPNITGQLHMGHALDNTMQDIIIRWKRMQGYVALWIPGSDHASIATEVKVLDKIKEETGLTKRDIGREKFLERAWQWKEKYENRILDQLKKLGSSCDWTRKRFTMDEALSKAVREVFVALYKKGLIYRGDRIINWCPSCKTALSDAEVEHEDESGHLWYIRYPVKGEDGYVTIATTRPETMLGDVAVAVNPNDDRYKGLNGKKLILPIVGREIPIIEDDYVDPSFGTGAVKVTPAHDPNDFEMGIRHGLEFINIMNEDATINENGGEYSGLDRYEARKKIVDELKDMGLLEKVEDLNHSVGHCYRCHTTVEPFLSKQWFVKMEPLAKPALEAVRTGKIEFIPERFEKIYFNWLNNIKDWCISRQLWWGHRIPAWYCDDCGYVTVSKNDPTCCEQCGSKNIHQDEDVLDTWFSSALWPFSTMGWPDETEDLKYFFPTDVLVTGYDIIFFWVARMIFMSLEFMKEVPFKRVLIHGLVRDSQGRKMSKSLGNGIDPLEIIDKYGADTLRFTLITGNAPGNDMRFSDDKLEASRNFANKLWNASRYVMLNLTSDDTTLYLENLNLADKWILTRLNNVVKEVTENLEKYELGIAAGKLYDFLWSEFCDWYIELSKPVLYGDDLEAKKKTKSVLRYVLDNTLRLLHPFMPFITEEIFKNIPHDGETIMLSKWPEYREDLNFEKEAKDTILIMDAIKTIRNLRAEASVSPSKKARVIINSDREDVIKIFRDGENYITKLAGASEVIYERDKDKLPQKAMSGSVEGTLIVMPLEDLIDIKVEIERLRSERERVISELKRAEGMLKNEKFISKAPKHVVDAEKEKYEKYTEILKNLDDRIDYLMK is encoded by the coding sequence ATGGATATTGCAAAGACGTACAATCCAAAAGAATTTGAAGATAGAATATACAATGAATGGATGGAGAAAGGGTACTTTACCCCAAAAATTGATTATAGCAAAAAACCATTTACAATAGTCATACCACCGCCTAACATTACAGGGCAACTGCACATGGGACATGCACTGGACAACACTATGCAGGACATAATCATAAGGTGGAAAAGGATGCAGGGATATGTTGCTCTTTGGATACCGGGGTCGGATCATGCCAGTATTGCAACAGAAGTAAAAGTTCTTGATAAAATAAAAGAAGAGACAGGACTTACTAAAAGAGATATAGGCAGGGAAAAGTTTTTAGAAAGGGCATGGCAATGGAAGGAAAAATATGAAAACCGAATTTTGGATCAGCTAAAAAAACTAGGTTCTTCTTGTGACTGGACGAGAAAAAGATTTACGATGGATGAGGCTTTGTCAAAAGCGGTCAGAGAAGTTTTTGTTGCGCTTTATAAAAAAGGGCTTATATATCGTGGAGACAGGATAATAAACTGGTGTCCTAGCTGTAAAACTGCATTATCAGACGCTGAAGTAGAACATGAAGATGAGTCTGGACATCTTTGGTATATCAGGTATCCTGTAAAAGGTGAAGATGGATATGTTACGATCGCTACTACAAGGCCTGAAACTATGCTGGGAGATGTGGCAGTAGCTGTAAATCCTAATGATGATAGGTATAAAGGATTAAACGGAAAAAAACTTATTCTCCCGATAGTAGGAAGGGAGATTCCTATAATTGAAGATGACTATGTAGATCCTTCATTTGGAACAGGTGCTGTCAAGGTGACGCCGGCGCATGATCCAAATGATTTCGAAATGGGAATAAGACATGGTCTAGAATTCATAAATATAATGAATGAGGATGCTACGATAAATGAAAACGGCGGTGAATATTCAGGTCTAGATAGGTACGAAGCTCGTAAAAAGATTGTTGATGAACTTAAAGACATGGGACTTCTGGAAAAAGTAGAAGACTTAAATCATAGTGTAGGGCACTGCTATAGATGTCACACGACTGTTGAGCCGTTTTTATCAAAGCAATGGTTTGTAAAGATGGAACCGCTGGCGAAGCCTGCACTTGAAGCAGTAAGGACAGGTAAAATTGAATTCATACCTGAAAGATTTGAAAAAATATATTTCAATTGGCTTAACAACATAAAGGATTGGTGCATATCAAGGCAGCTTTGGTGGGGTCATAGGATACCTGCATGGTATTGCGATGATTGTGGTTATGTCACTGTTTCAAAAAATGATCCAACTTGTTGTGAGCAGTGCGGTAGCAAAAACATACATCAAGACGAGGATGTGCTGGATACGTGGTTTAGCTCAGCATTATGGCCTTTTTCAACGATGGGATGGCCTGATGAAACGGAAGACTTAAAATATTTCTTCCCCACTGATGTGCTTGTTACAGGATATGACATAATATTCTTCTGGGTAGCTAGAATGATTTTCATGAGCCTGGAATTCATGAAAGAGGTGCCTTTCAAGCGCGTTTTAATACACGGACTTGTTAGAGATTCTCAGGGCAGGAAAATGAGTAAATCGCTGGGAAATGGCATTGATCCATTAGAAATTATAGATAAGTATGGTGCTGATACACTCAGGTTTACTCTTATTACAGGCAATGCACCGGGAAATGATATGAGATTTAGCGATGACAAGCTGGAAGCCAGCAGAAACTTTGCTAATAAGCTGTGGAATGCATCTAGATACGTAATGCTAAATCTAACAAGTGATGATACAACGCTTTATCTAGAAAATCTAAATCTTGCAGATAAATGGATTTTAACGAGATTAAACAATGTTGTGAAAGAAGTGACGGAAAACCTTGAAAAATATGAATTAGGAATAGCTGCAGGAAAATTGTATGATTTTCTCTGGAGCGAGTTCTGCGATTGGTATATAGAGCTTAGCAAGCCTGTGCTTTATGGTGATGATTTAGAGGCTAAGAAAAAAACAAAATCTGTATTGAGGTATGTACTAGACAATACGTTAAGGCTTTTACATCCATTCATGCCTTTTATAACAGAGGAAATATTTAAGAACATACCACATGATGGTGAAACGATTATGCTGAGCAAATGGCCAGAATACAGAGAAGATTTGAATTTTGAAAAAGAGGCAAAGGATACAATACTTATAATGGATGCTATAAAAACCATAAGGAATCTAAGAGCAGAAGCATCAGTATCACCATCAAAAAAGGCAAGAGTGATAATAAACTCAGATAGGGAAGATGTTATAAAAATTTTTAGAGATGGAGAGAATTATATTACTAAACTTGCCGGAGCTAGTGAAGTCATATATGAAAGAGACAAAGATAAACTTCCACAAAAGGCTATGTCTGGGTCAGTTGAAGGCACATTGATTGTCATGCCGTTAGAGGATTTAATAGATATAAAAGTTGAAATAGAAAGATTAAGAAGCGAGAGAGAGCGTGTAATTAGCGAGTTAAAACGCGCAGAAGGCATGCTTAAGAATGAAAAGTTTATAAGTAAGGCACCAAAGCATGTAGTGGATGCAGAAAAGGAAAAGTACGAAAAGTATACTGAGATACTTAAAAATTTAGATGATAGGATTGACTACTTAATGAAATGA
- a CDS encoding biotin transporter BioY, with protein sequence MIVHNDNSIFSLKKMTLASMFASITIVMSFISIPLPFSPVPITGQTFALMLSGSLLDPITSLFSMIIYLALGAIGIPVFAGFHGGISVLLGPTGGYLIAMPIASFVISLLVRIGNINFFKLILANIIGGILIVYALGVLQLSVVAGLEIKKAVLLGAVPYLLGDFIKVLISSYLSLKLRPVLKMYTDK encoded by the coding sequence TTGATAGTACATAATGACAATTCTATCTTTTCATTAAAAAAGATGACACTTGCATCTATGTTTGCTTCTATCACAATTGTCATGAGCTTTATAAGTATACCGCTGCCTTTTTCGCCAGTGCCTATAACAGGCCAAACATTTGCATTAATGTTGTCTGGAAGCCTATTAGATCCTATCACGTCATTATTCAGCATGATTATCTATCTTGCACTTGGTGCGATTGGTATTCCTGTTTTTGCAGGATTTCATGGCGGTATTAGCGTACTGTTAGGTCCTACAGGCGGTTACCTAATTGCTATGCCAATAGCTTCTTTTGTCATATCTTTACTTGTGAGAATAGGAAACATCAACTTTTTTAAATTAATATTGGCAAATATTATTGGCGGTATATTGATTGTATATGCGCTAGGCGTTTTGCAGCTAAGTGTTGTGGCTGGGTTGGAAATTAAAAAAGCAGTCCTATTAGGAGCAGTACCATACTTATTAGGTGATTTTATAAAAGTTTTAATATCTTCATATCTATCTCTAAAATTAAGACCTGTTTTAAAAATGTATACAGATAAGTAA
- the larC gene encoding nickel insertion protein: MSPEYYQYIFDRLLKNGALDVYITPIFMKKQRPANMLSVLCKEEMADLLRKIIFEETSTFGIREYKVNRYALQREFKTVKTPIGNVRVKMGYMDGKLLKSHPESDDVKAIAEKTGLSILSVLKILKDYEDENIT; the protein is encoded by the coding sequence ATGAGTCCGGAATATTATCAATATATATTTGATAGACTTCTTAAAAACGGAGCTTTGGATGTTTATATTACTCCAATATTTATGAAAAAGCAAAGACCTGCAAATATGCTTTCTGTGCTTTGTAAAGAAGAGATGGCAGATTTACTGCGAAAGATAATATTCGAAGAAACATCTACATTTGGCATAAGAGAGTATAAAGTAAATAGATATGCACTTCAAAGGGAATTTAAAACTGTAAAGACACCTATTGGTAATGTAAGAGTTAAAATGGGTTATATGGATGGCAAACTCCTAAAATCACATCCTGAATCAGACGATGTAAAAGCTATTGCTGAAAAAACCGGGCTTTCTATATTATCAGTCTTAAAAATTTTAAAAGATTATGAAGATGAAAATATCACGTAA